In one bacterium genomic region, the following are encoded:
- the galT gene encoding galactose-1-phosphate uridylyltransferase, translating to MTQLRKDPVVGRWVIISTERAKRPQEFLPERVPRREGVCPLCPGSERMTPPEILGYRQGGQPNDPNWTLRVVPNKFPALRIEGELGKAANGIYDQMHGIGAHEVVIESERHDVDLFDLPEKRFEDVLWAYRDRLVDLKNDHRFKSVIIFKNHGQAAGASLTHSHSQLIALPVTPKRVMEEMNGCREYYRFRDRCLFCDIVVQEMDQKARIVEETGEFLAFAPYAPRFPFETWIAPKRHQCAYEMIEADQAKALAAVFRRTLRRLNLALENPPFNFIVHSAPFQERAADFFHWHIEIMPKLTKVAGFEWGSGFYINPTPPEESAKFLRELPE from the coding sequence ATGACGCAGCTTCGCAAAGACCCGGTCGTCGGCCGGTGGGTCATCATCTCCACCGAGCGGGCGAAGCGTCCCCAAGAATTCCTCCCCGAGCGCGTCCCGCGGCGCGAGGGGGTGTGTCCCCTCTGTCCGGGGAGCGAGCGGATGACGCCGCCCGAAATCCTCGGGTACCGCCAGGGTGGGCAGCCCAACGACCCGAACTGGACCTTGCGCGTCGTTCCCAACAAGTTCCCCGCCCTGCGGATCGAGGGGGAGCTGGGAAAGGCGGCCAACGGGATCTACGACCAGATGCACGGCATCGGCGCCCACGAAGTCGTCATCGAGTCGGAACGGCACGACGTCGACCTGTTCGATCTTCCGGAGAAGCGGTTCGAGGACGTCCTGTGGGCGTACCGGGACCGCCTCGTCGACCTGAAGAACGACCACCGGTTCAAATCGGTCATCATCTTCAAGAACCACGGGCAAGCCGCCGGGGCATCCCTGACCCACAGCCACTCCCAGTTGATCGCCCTTCCCGTCACCCCGAAGAGGGTGATGGAGGAGATGAACGGCTGCCGGGAGTATTACCGCTTCCGCGACCGGTGCCTTTTCTGCGACATCGTCGTCCAGGAGATGGACCAGAAGGCCCGCATCGTCGAGGAGACCGGGGAATTCCTCGCGTTCGCGCCGTACGCCCCCCGCTTCCCGTTCGAGACCTGGATCGCCCCGAAGCGCCACCAGTGCGCCTACGAGATGATCGAGGCGGACCAGGCGAAAGCGCTCGCCGCCGTCTTCCGGCGGACCTTGCGGCGCCTGAACCTCGCCCTCGAAAACCCGCCGTTCAACTTCATCGTCCACAGCGCCCCTTTCCAGGAGAGGGCCGCGGACTTCTTCCACTGGCACATCGAGATCATGCCGAAGCTGACGAAGGTCGCGGGGTTCGAGTGGGGATCCGGGTTCTACATCAACCCCACCCCTCCCGAGGAGTCCGCCAAGTTCCTCCGCGAACTTCCGGAGTGA
- the dksA gene encoding RNA polymerase-binding protein DksA — translation MDRVVIEKCRTELQSQLDELLAGAERTVVDMTSVEEENFPDPTDRASLESNRNFILRLRDRDRKLVAKIKEAIMRIEGGTFGICEGCGGEIEEKRLIARPVTSLCIDCKTVAEEEEVK, via the coding sequence ATGGACCGCGTCGTCATCGAAAAATGCCGCACCGAGCTCCAGAGTCAACTGGACGAACTGCTGGCGGGAGCGGAGCGGACGGTCGTCGACATGACCAGCGTCGAGGAGGAGAACTTCCCCGACCCGACCGACCGGGCCTCGCTCGAGTCGAACCGGAACTTCATCCTCCGCCTTCGGGACCGGGACCGCAAGCTCGTGGCCAAGATCAAGGAGGCCATCATGCGGATCGAGGGCGGCACGTTCGGGATCTGCGAGGGGTGCGGAGGGGAGATCGAGGAGAAGCGGCTGATCGCCCGGCCGGTCACCTCCCTCTGCATCGACTGCAAGACCGTCGCCGAAGAGGAAGAGGTCAAGTAG
- a CDS encoding TonB-dependent receptor, with the protein MQGFDGSGFGERESGPRARQRARRVFLAIVASWLTAPASTMAQEPLRMEPVIVTATRIEEKVSEQASSVTVVTREEMDQRSPSLAGDVLQGIPGVDVQRTGSVGGLENIKIRGGKSTHTLVLIDGFPVNSPSSGEFDISALPVNGFERVEIVRGAQSALYGSNAMGGVVNFLPREGEEGRQYGAGVSGGSFETFQWNGFAQGAGKGRNLHLGVSGLQSDGILANDDTDLFSFVGSGETSVGERNRVHLVALSTHEERGIPIDDRGPDPVARRKRRDVLGGLRWETTVSKSIRLSVSGASFDEFLHVSEPPHPSLIGSSDFQVKTRKTLFRAEGSLSTSPVSTTFLGFEYVKDRAKNDAVFRFPPFPDFVSNVSESTYSRSYFLQEELRFRKRTGISLGARLDDNSEAGTKVNPKVAVFHQLDRIGVTLRSAYGRGFRIPTIVEKFDPTSGNPDLSPETSVSYEAGADFRPGGTRAVVSATYFYQDFRGLIQQGPPTTGHPFGQLQNVGGAFSRGVEAQATWWFHPAAGAEVSYTYTDTGTKDAPPAIAAITDRILGIPQQRGTASLLFSPSSRLQARVDWRVESDQYEFGPTDFLPGRRPGNAVVNANARYAWAPAGSVVREIALTMRVRNLLDRDYEERKGFPSPGFNFLLGAEMSI; encoded by the coding sequence ATGCAGGGATTCGACGGGTCGGGATTCGGGGAACGGGAGAGCGGGCCGCGGGCACGCCAACGCGCGCGGCGCGTGTTCCTGGCGATCGTCGCGTCATGGCTGACGGCTCCGGCTTCCACGATGGCGCAGGAGCCGCTGCGGATGGAGCCCGTCATCGTCACGGCGACGCGCATCGAGGAGAAGGTGTCGGAGCAGGCGTCGTCGGTCACCGTGGTGACGAGGGAAGAGATGGATCAAAGAAGCCCTTCCCTGGCGGGCGATGTCCTGCAGGGGATCCCCGGGGTCGATGTCCAGCGGACCGGAAGCGTCGGCGGCCTGGAGAACATCAAGATCCGCGGGGGAAAAAGCACCCACACCCTGGTGTTGATCGACGGCTTTCCCGTGAACAGCCCTTCCTCGGGGGAGTTCGATATCAGCGCCCTCCCGGTGAACGGGTTCGAGCGGGTGGAGATCGTCCGCGGAGCGCAGAGCGCCCTGTACGGATCGAACGCGATGGGGGGGGTTGTGAACTTCCTCCCCCGGGAAGGGGAGGAAGGCCGGCAGTACGGGGCAGGGGTTTCGGGCGGGAGCTTCGAGACCTTCCAATGGAACGGGTTCGCCCAGGGGGCCGGGAAGGGAAGGAACCTCCACCTGGGGGTTTCCGGGCTCCAGAGCGACGGGATCCTCGCCAACGACGACACCGACCTCTTTTCCTTCGTCGGGTCGGGGGAGACGTCGGTGGGGGAGCGGAACCGGGTCCACCTGGTCGCGCTCTCCACGCACGAGGAGCGGGGAATCCCCATCGACGATCGGGGGCCGGACCCGGTGGCGCGCCGGAAGCGGCGGGACGTTCTCGGCGGCCTCCGGTGGGAGACGACCGTTTCGAAGTCGATCCGCCTCTCCGTCTCCGGCGCCTCGTTCGACGAGTTTCTCCACGTGTCCGAGCCGCCCCACCCGTCCCTCATCGGCTCTTCGGATTTCCAGGTGAAGACGCGCAAGACCCTCTTCCGCGCCGAGGGGAGCCTCTCGACGAGCCCCGTGTCCACGACGTTCCTGGGATTCGAGTACGTCAAGGACCGGGCGAAGAACGATGCCGTCTTCCGGTTCCCCCCGTTCCCCGATTTCGTGTCCAACGTTTCGGAATCCACGTACAGCCGGTCGTACTTTCTGCAGGAGGAGCTCCGGTTCCGGAAGCGGACCGGCATCAGCCTGGGGGCCCGCCTGGACGACAACTCCGAGGCGGGGACGAAGGTCAATCCCAAGGTCGCGGTCTTCCACCAGCTCGACCGGATCGGCGTCACGCTGCGGTCCGCCTACGGCAGGGGATTCCGGATCCCCACGATCGTGGAGAAATTCGACCCCACGAGCGGGAACCCCGACCTGTCCCCCGAGACGTCGGTCTCCTACGAGGCGGGGGCCGACTTCCGTCCGGGCGGGACGCGGGCGGTCGTCTCGGCGACGTATTTCTATCAGGACTTCCGGGGATTGATCCAGCAGGGACCCCCGACCACCGGGCATCCGTTCGGGCAGCTCCAGAACGTGGGCGGCGCCTTTTCCCGCGGCGTGGAAGCACAGGCGACCTGGTGGTTCCACCCGGCGGCGGGGGCGGAGGTCTCCTACACGTACACGGATACCGGGACGAAGGATGCCCCTCCGGCGATCGCCGCCATTACGGACAGGATCCTGGGGATCCCGCAACAGCGCGGGACGGCGTCCCTGCTCTTCTCGCCCTCGTCCCGCCTGCAGGCCCGGGTCGACTGGCGGGTCGAGAGCGACCAGTACGAGTTCGGGCCCACGGATTTCCTCCCCGGGCGCCGGCCCGGGAACGCGGTCGTGAACGCCAACGCGCGGTACGCCTGGGCGCCCGCCGGGTCCGTGGTCCGCGAGATCGCCCTGACGATGAGGGTCCGGAACCTGCTGGACCGCGACTACGAGGAGCGGAAAGGGTTCCCCTCACCGGGATTCAACTTCCTCCTCGGGGCGGAGATGAGCATTTAA
- a CDS encoding ABC transporter ATP-binding protein gives MIPALSARSVGFGYGDRGILRGVNVDLSPGEVTILLGPNGAGKSTLIRILSGILAPREGEVLLCGRPPGAYRRREMARLLSVVGQDPPVDFPMTVAAYVGLGRFPHQGFFGGTSPEDREQVERAMERTELTGLRDRTLAEISAGERQRAAVARAIAQGARVMLLDEPTAFLDIRHRVAFYEIVTQLKEASGIAALVASHDLALCAEYGERIVLLSGGTVAAQGRPEEVLTPENVRSAYGVAVACDRNPATGAIRVTPLRGMPTKN, from the coding sequence GTGATCCCGGCGCTGTCCGCCCGAAGCGTCGGGTTCGGCTACGGGGACCGCGGCATCCTGCGCGGCGTGAACGTCGACCTCTCGCCGGGAGAGGTGACGATCCTCCTCGGCCCCAACGGGGCCGGGAAGAGCACGCTGATCCGGATCCTGTCGGGGATCCTCGCGCCCCGCGAGGGGGAGGTGCTGCTGTGCGGGCGACCGCCGGGGGCGTACCGCCGCCGGGAGATGGCCCGCCTCCTCTCCGTCGTGGGGCAGGACCCGCCGGTCGACTTCCCGATGACGGTCGCCGCCTACGTCGGGCTCGGGCGGTTTCCCCACCAGGGGTTCTTCGGGGGAACGTCGCCGGAGGATCGGGAGCAGGTGGAGAGGGCGATGGAGAGGACGGAGCTGACCGGGCTGCGGGACCGTACGCTGGCGGAGATCTCCGCGGGGGAGCGCCAGCGGGCCGCCGTCGCACGGGCGATCGCGCAGGGAGCGCGGGTGATGCTGCTGGACGAGCCGACGGCGTTCCTCGACATCCGGCACCGCGTCGCGTTCTACGAGATCGTCACGCAGTTGAAGGAAGCGTCCGGGATCGCCGCGCTGGTCGCCTCCCACGACCTGGCGCTGTGCGCGGAGTACGGGGAGCGGATCGTCCTGCTCTCCGGAGGGACGGTGGCCGCGCAGGGGCGGCCGGAGGAGGTGCTCACGCCGGAGAACGTTCGCTCCGCGTACGGGGTGGCGGTCGCCTGCGACCGGAACCCGGCCACCGGCGCGATCCGCGTCACCCCGCTGCGGGGGATGCCGACGAAGAACTAG
- a CDS encoding iron ABC transporter permease, whose translation MFPVLAAALLGALALSASTGPVPISFRAAFDAIFRGTDDTAARVLLSLRLPRALLGALVGGALASSGVAFQALLRNPLADPYILGVSGGAAVGALSVALFLSADASPLLPLCAFGGAALSALAVFLLSRRRSGVSPERLILMGVVVGAFLNAVIMLMVTLAPPGKIPGALYWLMGDLGLGTPRRVAVLFPYVALGTVLLYLLSRGLDLLLLGDHAAFQAGLSVERVKTATYLTASLLAGSVVAVSGLIGFVGLIVPHGARVLVGSGHRRLLPAAFLLGGAFLVLSDTLARAASPAGELPVGAVTALAGAPFFLYLLRRNGRRS comes from the coding sequence GTGTTCCCCGTGCTCGCCGCGGCGCTCCTCGGCGCGCTGGCCCTCTCCGCGTCCACCGGGCCGGTGCCGATCTCTTTCCGCGCGGCCTTCGACGCGATCTTCCGGGGGACGGACGACACCGCCGCCCGGGTCCTGCTGTCGCTGCGGCTTCCCCGAGCCCTCCTCGGCGCCCTTGTGGGAGGGGCCCTCGCCTCGTCCGGGGTCGCCTTCCAGGCGCTGCTGCGCAACCCGCTCGCCGACCCGTACATCCTCGGCGTATCGGGGGGCGCCGCGGTGGGCGCGCTCTCGGTGGCCCTCTTCCTGTCGGCGGACGCTTCCCCGCTCCTTCCTCTGTGCGCCTTCGGGGGGGCGGCGCTCTCCGCGCTGGCCGTCTTCCTCCTCTCCCGCCGCCGGAGCGGCGTCTCCCCGGAGCGGCTGATCCTGATGGGCGTCGTGGTGGGAGCGTTCCTCAACGCGGTCATCATGCTGATGGTGACCCTCGCCCCGCCGGGGAAGATCCCCGGGGCCCTGTACTGGCTGATGGGGGACCTGGGCCTGGGAACCCCCCGGCGCGTGGCGGTCCTCTTCCCGTACGTCGCGCTCGGCACGGTCCTCCTGTACCTGCTCTCCCGCGGCCTGGACCTGCTCCTCCTGGGCGACCACGCCGCGTTCCAGGCGGGGCTCTCCGTGGAGCGCGTGAAGACGGCGACGTACCTGACGGCGTCGCTGCTGGCCGGCTCGGTCGTGGCGGTCTCGGGCCTCATCGGGTTCGTCGGGCTCATCGTCCCCCACGGCGCGCGCGTGCTGGTCGGCTCCGGGCACCGCCGCCTCCTCCCCGCCGCGTTCCTTCTGGGGGGCGCGTTCCTCGTCCTCTCCGACACGCTCGCCCGCGCCGCGTCCCCCGCCGGGGAGTTGCCGGTGGGCGCGGTCACCGCCCTCGCCGGCGCCCCCTTCTTCCTCTACCTGCTGCGCCGCAACGGGAGGCGGTCGTGA